GTTCCACGTGGGGGCGCATCTCCTGGCTCCCGAGCCGGACTCGCCGTCCACGTTCGCATTACTGTTGGTCGGCTCCGGCATGATGGTCTTCTTCGCGTTCGTGGTCTCGACGAGCCTGCGGCGTCAGCTCGCGCGCGAGCACGAGGTCCGCCGCGCGCACGAGGAGGTCGAACGCCTCAACGAGCACATGGAGCGGCGCCTGACGGAACTCCATGCGGTCTCCGAGATCTCCGAGATGATCCACTCCAGCCTGGATTTCGACAGCATCGGGCCCGTCGTCATCGACATCATCCAGAAGGTCATCGACATCCCCGCCGCGTCGCTGTTCGTCATCGACAAGGCGCGGGCCGAGACGCTGTTCTCGGCGAGCGGAGCCACGCAGTCCCCGATGTACTCGCCGACCTCGGGGGTGGCGCAGATCCTCGAGGGCGAGGACGTCCACTTCAGCTGCTTGTCCGTGCTGGACCGCGACAACGTGATGGTCGTGTTCTGCGCGGCCTCCGCCGCGCTGGAGGCCATACGCCCCGAGGACAAGCTCGTCCTGCAGACGATCGCCGGGGAGCTGGTCGTAGCGGTGGAGAACTCGCGCCTCTACAAGCTGACGAAGCGGATGTCCGTGACCGACGAGCTCACAGGCCTGTACAATTACCGCTACCTGCAGCAGCGCCTCGACGAGGAGGTCGAGCGCGCGAGACGCTACGAGAAGAGCCTGTCGCTGCTGATGCTGGACGTGGACGACTTCAAGCGCTACAACGACACCCACGGCCACATCGCGGGGGACCGTGCCCTCTCGGCGCTCGGGCGGGTCGTGCACTCGTGCGTCCGCGAGGTGGACGTCGTGGCACGCTACGGCGGCGAGGAGTTCTCCGTGCTGTTGCCCGAGACCGACGAGCCGGGTGCCTACGTGGCCGCGGAGAAGGTGCGCGAGGCCATCGGCAGGTACCGGTTCATCGAAGCGGACAGCGACCCGACTCACCTCACGGTCAGCATCGGGGTCGCGAGCATGCCGGGACACGCTTCGGACAAGGAGGGGCTGTTGCAGCAGGCCGACGAGGCCCTCTACCAGGCCAAGAGCTTCGGTAAGAACCGCGTGCGAACGCCGAGGAAGGGATCCTTCCAGGACGCCGGCGAGGTGGCGGGGGAGGCCGTGTGAGCCGCTTCGCGTTCCTCGGACCGGCGGGGACCTTCACCGAAGAGGCCCTGCTCAGCCTCGGGCTCCCCGGGGTGGAGCCGGTGCCGTGCGCCTCGATCGAGGACGTCTTCGCCGCGGTGGAGTCGGGCGATGCCGCGAGAGGCATCGTGCCCATCGAGAACTCCGTCGAAGGCAGCGTGAACGCCACGCTCGACGCGCTCGCGTTCGACTCCAGCGCGATCATCCAGCAGGAGCTCGTGCTCGACATCCGTCACGCGCTGATGGCGGCCCCCGGCGTGAGGTTGAGCGACGTGACGGCCGTGGTGAGCCACCCGCAGGCCACCGCGCAGTGTCGCCGTTGGCTGGCCGACAACCTCCCCGGCCGCCCGGTAGTGGCCGCCAACTCGACGGCCGAGGCCGTGCAGCGCGCCGTCTCCGAGCCCGGTCTCGCCGCGGTCGGGACCCGGCTGGCCGCCGAGCTCTACGGCGCGGTCGTGCTGGAGCCCTCCGTCGAGGACTACGCGGGCAACCAGACGCGCTTCGTGGTCATCGGGCGGGAGGTCATGCGGCGCACCGGCGATGACAAGACGTCGCTCGCGCTGTTCATCCGCGCCGACAAGCCCGGCGCGCTGCTGATGATCCTCTCCGAGTTCGCCTACGGCGAGATCAACCTGACGAAGATCCAGTCCCGTCCGACCAAGAAGGCCCTCGGCGAGTACATGTTCTTCGTGGACCTGCAGGGCCACCTGGAGGACGAGAACGTCATCCTGGCGCTCGAGTGCCTGCGCCTGAAGCTGCGCGAGGTCAAGGTGCTGGGAAGCTACCCGAGGGCGCCCAAGCGCGCCGAGTCGGTGTAGGCGGGCCGCTCGGGAGCGCTCTCGCCGCGCGCCGGGGACGTCCCGCCGCGCAGGGGCCGTCCGCCGGGCGAGGCCGCTAGGGCGACGCCGACTCGGCCGGAGGGCGCTCGTAGACGTGACCGGCATCGAGCACGTCGGGGTCGCGGTCCAGGTCGCGGACCGCCGCTTGCGGGTCGCGCTCGCCCACGGAGAGCACGAACGTGCCGTCGCCCGTAGGCACGGCCCCCTCGAGGGGCAGGCCGTTGCGGCGCAGGACCGCCGGGAGGGCGTCGGCGTCCTCCACCACCACGCCGACGTACCGAGTCGACGAGGGCAGACCGGGCTCATCGCCTATGACGAAGCCGGCGAGCCCTCCTCCGAGCGTGCCGGCCGGACCCGCATGGAACGGCCGCATCAGCAGCGCCACGACGGCCAGCGCGACGACGGCCAGCGCGACGACGGCGAAGACCTTGGTGAGCGCGCGCTCGCGGCGCTCGTTCCCGGCCGGTCGCAAGCTGTGACGTCCCATCCCCGCTCCCCGTCCTCCCTCGCGGCGCGCACGGAGCGGCGCCCTCGGACTCGGATTGTACCGCGGGACCTTGTATCAGAAGCCGTTATTGATATCATCACTCCTAGGAATCCTACGATCCGTTCCGGGTGAGCCGGAGAGAGCACAGCGATGCCCACGCGTAGAGTCGACCTCCACAACCACACCCCGTACGTCTACGCGGACTACCACAGGCCCGAGGCCTCGGCCGAGGAGGTCGTCGCAGCGGCGGCGGACGCCGGCATCGACGTCTTCGGCGCCACGGATCATTTCTCGGTGGCGTTCTGCCGCAGGCTCATCGAGGTCGCGGCGTGGCGGGCGGCGGGGGGCGGCGGGAGGGTGCTCGTGCTGCCCGGCGCCGAGCTCAAGGTGCGCCACGGCGACGACGAGGTGCACCTCATCGCGCTCTTCCCGCCGGACGGCTCGCTCGAGAAGCGCTTCGACACCCTGACGCTGATGCTGGACCTGCCGACGCCGGTCGCGCATGTGGAGCGGCTCGCCGACGTCGTGTGCGCTCGCGACCCCGTCGAGGTCGCCCGCGCGGTCGCCACGCTCGGGGGGGTGTGCCACGTGGGCCACGCCGACAGGCGTTTCGGCGAGTACTGCCTGGTCGACAGGCCGGTCCTCGGCAGGCTCGCCGCCGAGCCGTCCGTGAGCGCGGTCGAGATGCTCGACCCGCGCCTCGCCCACGGCCGGCTGAGCTCCGCGACCATCATCCGCTCCTCGGACGCACACTCCCCCGAGGAGATCGGTCGTCGCACCGCGGAGCTGCCGATGCCCGAGCTCAGCTTCGAGGGGCTGCGCCGCGCGCTCCGGTCGGAGCGCATGAGCCTGCCCGCCTGACTCGGCTCCTGCCGCGCGCCCCCGCCGGCGAGCACCGCCGAACCCCGTGGGGGTGGCAGGGCGCCGCGCGGGGTCACTCCACGGTGAACGGCTCGTACGTTCCCGGCCACGCCGGTCCCGCATCCGGATGGAGCCGCGCCCCGAGGTAGCGGGTCGTGCCCCGCAGGTTGAGCAGCATCGGCATCAGGTCGCGCCCCTCGAACTGCCCGAGGACGCCTTCCGCGCACGCTCCCTCTCCGAAGAGCGTCACGCCGTCGGGCCGCACGCACGGGCCGAGGAGCAGCAGCGGCACGGGGTCGCCGGAGTGGATGAGCCCCGTGCCGGCGGGGGTGCCGTGGTCGGCGGTGACGACGACGAGCGTGTCGCGGGGCAGGGCAGGCGCGCCGGGCATCGGCGCCCGGTCGCGGGCCGCGGGCAGCAGAGCGGCCAGAGCCTCGTCGAGCCGGGCGATCACATCGCGCTTGCCCCGCGGGTCCTTGCGGTGCCCCGCCTCGTCGGGCGCCTTGGTGTGCACGTGCACGAAGTCCGCGCCGTCCTCGAACGCCCGCGCCGCCTCCGCGATCCGGCCCGTGAGGTCCTCGGCGGGGTCGGGGAGGTAGGGCGGCTCCCGGTGCGCGAGCCCGAGCCCGGCGGCGAGGCCGCGGAACAGGGTGCCGGTGGAGACGCTGGCGCCCCGCATGCCGGTGAGAGACTCGAAGCGCGGCAGCGGGCGGCGGCGCCCGGTCCACTTCACGAGCACGAAGTCCGCGCGGCGCTCGGGGGGAGCGCCGCGGCTGAGGGGGTGCGCCGAGAGCGCGCGGTACGCGTGGCGCAGGTAGGCGGTGACGGCCTCGGCTGTGCGCAGCGCGGCGTCCGGGTCCGGGGCGCCGGTGAGCGGGCGCACGGCCGCGACCGGCCGTCCGGGGAAGAACGGGTCGCAGTCGGTGACGTGCTGGCTCGCCGCGCCACCGCTCGCCGCCCCCGAGCCGCGCACCGTGAGGATCCCCTGCCGGTCGCGGGTGAACGTCAGCCGGAGCGACAGCCCGCCGTGCTCGAAGGCGGCTATCTCCTCGGCCAGTTCCCGGCAGACCTCGTCGGAGACGGCCGCGAAGTGCCGCGCGAGCACGAGCGAGCCGTCCTCGCGCCGCTCGGTCGTGCAGAACAGCGCGCGGAAGGCGACCTCGTCGGTGGAGAGCTCCACCCCGTCGCCGGCGGCCTCGAAGACCGAGCGCCCGGGGTAGAGCGCCTCCGGGTAGCCGAAGAGCACGAAGTGCGCGAGGTCGCTGCCCGGCGCACGCCCGCGGCCGAGCGGGTGCATGAGGCCCGTGGCCGCGGACGATGCGAGGCCGTCGAGGTTCGGGGTGCGCGCGGCCTCCAGCGGCGTCAGCCCGTCGAGCTCGGGCCAGGGCCGGTCGGCGAGGCCGTCGAGGATGACGAGCAGGACGCGTGGGAGCCCTGGCGTCCTCGCGTCCCCCGCCACCTATGTCACCCCCTCGAGCACGTCGCGCACGATCGCCTCGTAGTCGGGCCGCCGCTCCGGCGCGCTCTCGTCGCGGCCGAGGTCGTCCCACCCGAGATCCCGCCACGCCCGCACGATCGCGCGGCCCGCCGGCCGCAGGAACTCCTCGGCGTAGCGGGCGTACGCGTCCTCGTCGAAGATGACGCACCCGTCGAGCGCGACGTAGTTGCCCGACAGCACGCATCCGAGCTGCCCGGCGGCGGGGTCCCACTCGTCGCCGACGATCCGCGCGATCTCATCGCCGCTCTCGACGGCCCGGATCGGCTCGACCAGCTCGACCCCGGCGTCTGAGAGCACGTCGATCGCGACGTCGATGGCGAGCGGCGTCTGCGAGAGCTTCAGCCGCCCGCCGTGCGTGTCGCGCTCGCCGGCCACGACCGGCACGCGCCCGAGCCGCCAGGAGAGCGGCACGCGGCACAGGTGCAGGTAGAGGTGGCACGCAAGGCACGGCGAATGCATGCCGAAGAGCCGGTGGATCTCGGAGGCGAACCGCGCGTTGAGCGCCGACCACATCGCGGTGTCGCCCAGCGAGACCGGGTCGAGGACCTCGGCTTGCGAGCGGACGCGGCGGCGGAGCAGCTCGACCGCGCGGAGGGGCGCGCGTTCGTCGCCGGCCTGGGTGCCGGTGTGCGCGACCGTCGGCAGCAGCGCCTCGAACCCGCGTTCGCGAGTCGCGACGATGCCGGCCGCGACGCTGTCGCGCCCCGCGATCTCCACGATGGCGAGGCGGCGGGAGGAGGAGGCCGGATGGGGCAGGGGACGGGCGATCCCGGTGAGGGTCTCGAGCGCTTCCATACGAGGAGTGTATCGAAGACGGCGCTCGACGCCCCCGCTTCATCGCTACGCGAGAGTGCCGCTTCCGCCCCCACCCGCCCCGCTGCCTCCGCGAGACGCTCGTCCGCGGTCACCGGGGGCGGCCGCCCGCCCGGGCTACTCGCTGCGCGCGTGGCAGTAGGAGCAGAACGTGTCGCTGTGGCACTCCCAGCAACGCTCCGGTCCCTTGTCGTTCACCACCACCGGATGGCGGTCGAGCCAGCCCTCCTCGTGGTTCACGTGGCACTTGCGGCAGAAGTTGGACTCGTGGCACGCGAAGCAGCGCCGGGTGTCGTCGCGGGCGTGCTCCGAGTGCGTCGCCAGCCACTGTGCCTTGGGCGTGTGGGACGGCGGGCGGTCGGAGTGGCACTGGTCGCAGAAGGACAGACCGAACTCGTGGCACTTGAAGCAGTTGTCGCGTCCGACCTCGAGCGCCTTCGGCCCGTGCTCGGCCAGCCAGTCCTCGCGCTCGTGCTCCGGCGACCAGGGCAGCACGCGCCCGCCGTGGCAGCCCTTGCACTCGCGCGGCGCGATGATGTGGCTCAGGTAGTGCCGTTGGTGGCGGAAGGCGGACCTGCCGGAGTGGCACGTCGTGCAGTCCACCTCGAAGTCCTCGGGCACCATCGGCGAGTTCTCCTCCAGGCCCGGGAACTCCGAGTGGCAGTCCTTGCAGAACCCCACGTCGACCATCCTGACCGAGAAGGTGCTCGTGCGCTGCTTGAGGCTGATCTCCCGATGACAGTCCGGGCACCCCAGCCCCGGGAGCAGGTCGCTGGTGAGGTGGATGCGGTGCAGCGGCAGCTTGGAGGAGGTCTTGTCCCCGTGGCAGGCCACGCACCGCTCGCGCGGCACGTCCGACGCCGCGGCGTGCAGCCCCTCCAGCGCCTCGCGGTCCGCGACGGGCTGCGTGGTGTTCGCGATGCGCCAGGCTGCGGTCTTCCATGTGGCGGCCGGGCTCTCCTCGGGCGTGCTCGTCAGCAGCGAGACCACGATGAGCGCGTTGAGCACGACGGACGCCGCGAGGAAGCGCTTGACCGAACGTGTCAGGGCGGGGGACACGGGGCGCTCCTACTCCACGTACCCGAGGATGCTCAAGCCGACGATGCCGATCGTCAGCACCACGCACGCCGTGATGGCGAACAGGCGCTCCGCAGGCTTGCGCGACGGGTTGCGGTCCAGCCACGGGATGGCGATGAGGAACAGGATCCCCACCGCCGGCACGAGAGTGCCGACCAGCGGCGGGACGAAGTGCAGGAACGCGTAGAGGAACAGGAAGTACCACTCGGGCTTGGACCCCTCGGGCGTGACCGCGGGGTCGGACTTGATGTCCAGATGGGCCGGCATGAAGATCGCCAGGAACGTGTAGAGGGCCAGCAGGATCATCACCGCGGTGGCTTCCGTGATGACGTGGTACGGGAAGAAGGGCACCGTGGGCTGTCCGTCCCACTCGGGATGCCCGTCCTCCGCCGGCGCCGCGGCGGCCAAGCCCACCGGGATGCCCGGCTCGACCTGTTCCAGTCCGGCTTCCCGCGAGAGCTCGGGTATCCTGGCCATTCTCATCGACGCCTCACAGCGGTCCCGAGATGCCCTGCTTGCGGATCATCCAGAAGTGCATGACCAGCAGCACGCCGAGCGCGGCGGGCAGCAGGAAGACGTGGCCGGAGTAGAAGCGCGTGAGCGTGGGGGCGCCGATGGCCTCGCCGCCCATCACCACGCCCGCCATGGCGTTCCCGACGAGCGGCACCTGCTTGATGAGCGAGATGGTGACGGTGGAGCCCCAGTACGCCTTCTGGTCCCACGGGAGCAGGTAGCCGGTGAGCCCGAAGCCCATGGTCACAACGAACAGGAAGACGCCGGCGACCCAGTTGAACTCGCGCGGGTTCTTGTACGACGCGGTGAGGAACACGCGCAGCATGTGGATGACGATGAAGACGACCATCAGGTGCGCGCCCCACACGTGGATGGACCGGATCAGCCAGCCGTAGTGCACGTAGTGTGAGATGTAGAAGACGCTCGCGTAGGCGCGCTCGGGGGTGGGCTGGTAGTACATCGTGAGGAAGACGCCCGATAGCACCTGCAGCACGAACACGAAGAACGTCAGTCCGCCGAAGCAGTACCAGACGCGCCTCGCGTGCGCCGGCACCGGCTTGTCGAGCAGGTTGCGGTGCAGCCGGTCGGTCAGGTCGAAGCGCTGGTCGAAAGGGCGCGCGATGCTCGCGAGTATCCTGCTCATCTCTCGTCACGCCCTGTCGAAGCCCGACACGACGACCTCATCGCCGACGACCTCCAGCCTCGCCGCGTACATGTCGCGAGGCGCCGGGCCACCCAGTACCGTCCCGTCCAGCGCGAAGGAGCTCGCGTGGCACGGGCAGTCGAACTCCCGGGTGGACTGGTTGAAGTGGAGCTTGCACGCTACGTGGGGGCACGCGGCATCCAGGCCGGACACCGTGCCGTCCTCGGCGAGCACCAGGAAGAGCACGTCGTCACCGTACTCGACCAGCAAGGGCTCTCCCTGGCGCAGGTCGCTCAGGCGCGCCACGGCGAGGGGCCCCATCTTGGTCTTGCCGTCGATGCTGCGCTCGGGCGGCGTCACCGCCTTGGCGATCGTGCCGCCCGAGAGCAGCGCCGTCGCTCCCAGGGACGCGCCTGCCAGCCATCCCAGGAAGCTGCGACGGTCCACGTCTTGGGCCATCCCGGCTACCGCGTCTGCTCCACGGCGGCGGGGAGGACCGGAGCCGGGTTCTCGGGCGTGTGCTCGGCGGCGCCGGCGGCGCCGACGGTGCCGGCAGTCCCGACGGTGCTCGCGAGCAGCGACAACGCCCTGGCCGGCCCGCCGCAGATGCTCTCCATCCGGGCCGCGAGATGGAAGAGCCCTCCCGCGATCAGCATGGGGACGATGAACACGAACGCCACCAGCACCCACAGGGCGGGCTCCCACCCGGCGACCAGGCCCCAGAGGACGCCGGCGCCGGAGAGGCCGTACAGCAGCAGCGCTGCCGCACGCTCGAACCACCAGCCCAACAACAGAACGAAGACCGTCAGCGCGAAGGGGACGGCGGCGGTGCCGACCGCCTGCGCGAAGGGGACGTCTTTGAACGCGTAGGGTCCCGAGAACGCCGCGGCCACCCAGAACACCCCGCCCCCGACCACGACCCCCCGCGCCGCGATCCGCTCGAAGTTCATGCGCTCGGGGTCGCATACCGCTCCGGTGCGAACGAAGACGCTCATAGCCCCGCTCCTTCCTTCCGGCCCGCCGAGGGTAGCCGTCGGCAGGGGCGGCCTATGCCGCTCTGAAGTCAAGGTAGCCAGGGATTCGTAAGGGACGGTCAGCCGCTCGTTAGCGTTGTGTTAGCCTGCCTCGTCCACGCGGGCCTAGCCCGCGACGTCGGCCACACTCCGGCGGCTCCGGCACCCGCCGGCACAGGGCAGGGTGAAGCGGAAGACGCTGCCCGAACCCGGCCGCGATTCGACTTCGATCCCGGTGCCGTGGGCCTCCGCGATCTCCTTCACGATCGCGAGCCCGAGGCCGGCGCCCTGGCCCCCTCCGCCGTACCCCTCCACCCGGTAGAAGCGCTCGAAGAGCAGCGGGAGGGATTCCTCGGGTATCCCGGGACCGCTGTCGGCGACCTCCACCACGAGGCCGGCCCCCTCCACGCGGGCCCCCAGCACCACCTCACGGCCCGCCGAGGCGTACTTCACAGCGTTGTCGACCAGGGCGATCAGGGCCTGCATTATGCGGTCGCGGTCCGCCAGCACGCACAGCCGGCCCGGTGCGAGGTCGGTGCGCATGGCCATCCCGGCCTCCTCCATCACCGGGCGCATCAGCGCCAGCACGTCCTCGGCGATCTCGGAGAAGGCGTGTGGGCGCATGTCGACGTGCAGGCGCCCGGCGTCGGACTGCGCGAGCGTGAAGAGGCTCGCGACCAGGCGGCTCAGCCGCTCGACCTCCAGGCGCATCGTGGACAGGAAGTCCTCGCGGACGCGCTCGTCCTCCCTCGCCGGGCCCTGCAGCAGCTCGAGGAAGCCCTTCATCGCCGAGATGGGGGTTCGCATCTCGTGGCTGGCGTGCGCGATGAAGCGCCGCTGGGCCTCGTCGGCGAGGGTCTGCTCGGTGACGTCGGAGAGCAGCAGCACGACCCCCGAGGGACTGTCGTCGCCGAGGATCGGCGTCGCGTGGACGCGCAGGATACGGCGGCCCAGCTCGACCGTGTCCCAAGACGGCCGGCCGGCAAGGCCCTCATGCGCGAGGCGCAGGACGTCCTCGTGGACGATCGCCTCGTCGACGTACCTTCCGAGCAGGTCCTCGGCCTTCATGAACAGGATGGTCTCGGCCGCGGGGTTGAGGATGCGCACCGCCCCGTCCGCGTCAAGCGCCACGACCGCCTCGGCCATCGACCGGACGACAGCGGCGATCTCGCGCTCCTGCTCGCGCAGCGCCTCGAAGACCTCGCCGAGCCGCTCGGCCATCACGTTGTAGACGTCCGCGAGGTCGCGGATGTCGTCGGGCATCAGGGACTTGGGGAGACGCTGGTCGAAATCCCCCTCCGCGATCGCATGCGCCGCGCGCGTGAGCAGATGCACGCGCCGCGAGATGATCTCGGAGAAGCCGAGGCCGACCAGACCCGCGACCATCGACGCGAGCCAGAACGTGGTCCGCAGCCGCGAGCGCGCCGCCTCCAGCACGAGCCCTGCATCGCGGGTCGGGTGCGCGACGACGACGCTGCCCGCGCGGCGGCCCTCGTGGTCGAAGACCGCGCGGGAGGCGATCGCGAGCCCGTCCTCGGAGACCGTCGCTTCGGCGAACGGCGGGCTGTCGGCGAGCCCCTCGACCTGCGCGCGCCGCAGCAGCGCCTCCGGCACGGCGTCGCCGTGGCTGCCGACGATCTCGGTGCCGGTCAGGTCGTACACCCACACCTCGCCGCCGAGCAGCGAGCGGATCCGCTCGACGTCGCCGCGCAGCCGCTCGCGGCTCTCCACCGTGAGGGGGTAGGCGCGGCCCGCCGCGGCAGCGACCTCGCCGGCAGCGCGCAGCTGCTCCTCGGCGGCGGCCGTCTCGAGACGGCCCTCCAGCCCGGGGATCAGCAGCGCCCAAAGCAGGCCCATGGCCACGCCCACGACCGCGACGAACAGCGCCGTCTGCCACAGCCGCACCGAGACGCGGGGGCGGCTCCTAGTCATGGGGGCTCAGCCGGTAGCCGAGGCCGCGGGCGGTGAGCAGGCGGCGGGGCCGCGCCGGGTCGTCCTCGATCTTCTCGCGGAGGTTGTGCACGTGCACGTCCACGGCGCGCTCTCCCCCCGCCGTCTGTCCGCCCCAGAGGGCGTCCAGGATCGACGCGCGGGAGAAGACCCGCCCAGGGTGGCGGGCGAGCAGTGCGAGGATCCGCAGCTCGGATGCGGTCAGTTCCACGGGCCGGCCGTCGATGCGCGCCTCCATGGCCTCGAGGTCGAGGTGCAGGTCGCCCACGCGCAGCTCGTGGCGCTCGGAGGCCGCGTCCATGTCACGCCGCCGCAGCAGCGCCTTGACACGGCTGACGAGTTCGCGAGGGGAGAAGGGCTTGATGACGTAGTCGTCCGCGCCGAGTTCGAGGCCGAGGATGCGGTCTATCTCCTCGGCGCGGGCCGACAGCATCAGCACGGGGACGCGGCTGGCCGCGCGCAGCTCGCGCAGGAGGTCCAGCCCCGAGCCGTCGGGCAGCATGACGTCGAGCACGACCAGATCCGGCTCCCGGTCGCGCAGCGCCTGCCGGCCGCGCTCGGCATCGGGAGCCACGCGGACGGTGAAGGCGGCCTCTTCCAGCGCGTATCGGACTATCTTCGCGATCGACTCCTCGTCGTCGACGACGAGGATGCTCTTGCGCTCCATCGACGCCCCCGTGCCGGCCGGGTGTGTTCGGGCATCTCCGGCCCAGCAATCCCCGCACCGACTCGTGTCGCCGCTC
The Coriobacteriia bacterium genome window above contains:
- the pheA gene encoding prephenate dehydratase yields the protein MSRFAFLGPAGTFTEEALLSLGLPGVEPVPCASIEDVFAAVESGDAARGIVPIENSVEGSVNATLDALAFDSSAIIQQELVLDIRHALMAAPGVRLSDVTAVVSHPQATAQCRRWLADNLPGRPVVAANSTAEAVQRAVSEPGLAAVGTRLAAELYGAVVLEPSVEDYAGNQTRFVVIGREVMRRTGDDKTSLALFIRADKPGALLMILSEFAYGEINLTKIQSRPTKKALGEYMFFVDLQGHLEDENVILALECLRLKLREVKVLGSYPRAPKRAESV
- a CDS encoding response regulator transcription factor; the protein is MERKSILVVDDEESIAKIVRYALEEAAFTVRVAPDAERGRQALRDREPDLVVLDVMLPDGSGLDLLRELRAASRVPVLMLSARAEEIDRILGLELGADDYVIKPFSPRELVSRVKALLRRRDMDAASERHELRVGDLHLDLEAMEARIDGRPVELTASELRILALLARHPGRVFSRASILDALWGGQTAGGERAVDVHVHNLREKIEDDPARPRRLLTARGLGYRLSPHD
- the apgM gene encoding 2,3-bisphosphoglycerate-independent phosphoglycerate mutase; the encoded protein is MAGDARTPGLPRVLLVILDGLADRPWPELDGLTPLEAARTPNLDGLASSAATGLMHPLGRGRAPGSDLAHFVLFGYPEALYPGRSVFEAAGDGVELSTDEVAFRALFCTTERREDGSLVLARHFAAVSDEVCRELAEEIAAFEHGGLSLRLTFTRDRQGILTVRGSGAASGGAASQHVTDCDPFFPGRPVAAVRPLTGAPDPDAALRTAEAVTAYLRHAYRALSAHPLSRGAPPERRADFVLVKWTGRRRPLPRFESLTGMRGASVSTGTLFRGLAAGLGLAHREPPYLPDPAEDLTGRIAEAARAFEDGADFVHVHTKAPDEAGHRKDPRGKRDVIARLDEALAALLPAARDRAPMPGAPALPRDTLVVVTADHGTPAGTGLIHSGDPVPLLLLGPCVRPDGVTLFGEGACAEGVLGQFEGRDLMPMLLNLRGTTRYLGARLHPDAGPAWPGTYEPFTVE
- a CDS encoding Rieske 2Fe-2S domain-containing protein, coding for MAQDVDRRSFLGWLAGASLGATALLSGGTIAKAVTPPERSIDGKTKMGPLAVARLSDLRQGEPLLVEYGDDVLFLVLAEDGTVSGLDAACPHVACKLHFNQSTREFDCPCHASSFALDGTVLGGPAPRDMYAARLEVVGDEVVVSGFDRA
- a CDS encoding cytochrome b N-terminal domain-containing protein translates to MSRILASIARPFDQRFDLTDRLHRNLLDKPVPAHARRVWYCFGGLTFFVFVLQVLSGVFLTMYYQPTPERAYASVFYISHYVHYGWLIRSIHVWGAHLMVVFIVIHMLRVFLTASYKNPREFNWVAGVFLFVVTMGFGLTGYLLPWDQKAYWGSTVTISLIKQVPLVGNAMAGVVMGGEAIGAPTLTRFYSGHVFLLPAALGVLLVMHFWMIRKQGISGPL
- a CDS encoding HAMP domain-containing protein; the protein is MTRSRPRVSVRLWQTALFVAVVGVAMGLLWALLIPGLEGRLETAAAEEQLRAAGEVAAAAGRAYPLTVESRERLRGDVERIRSLLGGEVWVYDLTGTEIVGSHGDAVPEALLRRAQVEGLADSPPFAEATVSEDGLAIASRAVFDHEGRRAGSVVVAHPTRDAGLVLEAARSRLRTTFWLASMVAGLVGLGFSEIISRRVHLLTRAAHAIAEGDFDQRLPKSLMPDDIRDLADVYNVMAERLGEVFEALREQEREIAAVVRSMAEAVVALDADGAVRILNPAAETILFMKAEDLLGRYVDEAIVHEDVLRLAHEGLAGRPSWDTVELGRRILRVHATPILGDDSPSGVVLLLSDVTEQTLADEAQRRFIAHASHEMRTPISAMKGFLELLQGPAREDERVREDFLSTMRLEVERLSRLVASLFTLAQSDAGRLHVDMRPHAFSEIAEDVLALMRPVMEEAGMAMRTDLAPGRLCVLADRDRIMQALIALVDNAVKYASAGREVVLGARVEGAGLVVEVADSGPGIPEESLPLLFERFYRVEGYGGGGQGAGLGLAIVKEIAEAHGTGIEVESRPGSGSVFRFTLPCAGGCRSRRSVADVAG
- a CDS encoding GGDEF domain-containing protein, with protein sequence MPDDRIPDDSIGKGAYMGARIALTGLFLFMFVAGVVRPDPGARAALFWVSVCVLAVAGVATSAASRRGESLYRRVIWAAFPFDVAALSVLVYALHDKGDPLYPLLLGLALFYAAMAPPRWGWAAVSVTVALFHVGAHLLAPEPDSPSTFALLLVGSGMMVFFAFVVSTSLRRQLAREHEVRRAHEEVERLNEHMERRLTELHAVSEISEMIHSSLDFDSIGPVVIDIIQKVIDIPAASLFVIDKARAETLFSASGATQSPMYSPTSGVAQILEGEDVHFSCLSVLDRDNVMVVFCAASAALEAIRPEDKLVLQTIAGELVVAVENSRLYKLTKRMSVTDELTGLYNYRYLQQRLDEEVERARRYEKSLSLLMLDVDDFKRYNDTHGHIAGDRALSALGRVVHSCVREVDVVARYGGEEFSVLLPETDEPGAYVAAEKVREAIGRYRFIEADSDPTHLTVSIGVASMPGHASDKEGLLQQADEALYQAKSFGKNRVRTPRKGSFQDAGEVAGEAV